A genomic region of Ignavibacteria bacterium contains the following coding sequences:
- a CDS encoding family 10 glycosylhydrolase encodes MRKILLAMLLIIVLFKSTIAQHIYPKREFRGAWVATVANIDWPGNRNATSGQKISELVQIFDKLKEANMNAVFFQVRTECDALYKSNFEPWSYWLTNEQGKEPEPYFDPLEFAISEAHSRGMELHAWFNPYRAVKDTGDYQIFYKHISQTNPDWILSFGNYKMLDPGNPEVQNYILNVIADVLTRYDVDGIHFDDYFYPYSPKVSKEDSITFSKFNRGFTNIDDWRRDNINSLMKRIYELIKSYKPYVKFGISPFGIVENKYAGTDGFNSYSIIYCDPLSWIRGKYIDYIIPQLYWEMDHPKAPYRKLLPWWASVVEDRHLYIGHFSSRFQAKNYLEKGFEIGEQIKMNRDNKNVLGSVFFSAKSIYQNQGGLLDSLKNKIYKYPALLPTMNWIDSIPPNKIRNLSFQKMSDKIILEWDEPEINSQGEKAYGYVVYRFVNKNKVDLENPENILSILIPKKEKFVDKIDDKLQGEITYIITALDRHQNESEGESIRIVIK; translated from the coding sequence ATGAGAAAAATTTTATTGGCAATGCTTTTAATCATAGTTCTTTTTAAGTCAACAATTGCTCAACATATTTATCCTAAAAGGGAATTTCGTGGTGCATGGGTTGCAACTGTTGCGAATATAGATTGGCCTGGAAATCGTAATGCAACATCAGGGCAGAAAATTTCCGAGCTTGTGCAAATCTTTGACAAATTAAAAGAAGCAAACATGAATGCTGTTTTCTTTCAAGTAAGGACTGAATGTGATGCATTGTATAAATCTAATTTTGAGCCGTGGTCATATTGGTTAACAAATGAACAAGGTAAAGAACCAGAGCCTTATTTTGATCCGCTTGAGTTTGCAATTTCAGAAGCGCACTCACGGGGGATGGAATTGCATGCCTGGTTCAATCCTTATCGAGCTGTGAAAGATACTGGTGATTATCAAATTTTTTATAAACATATTTCACAAACTAATCCTGATTGGATTTTATCGTTTGGTAATTACAAAATGCTTGATCCCGGAAATCCTGAAGTTCAAAACTATATTTTAAATGTCATAGCAGATGTCCTGACCAGATATGATGTCGATGGAATTCACTTTGACGATTATTTTTATCCTTATTCTCCAAAAGTCTCAAAAGAAGATTCAATCACATTTTCGAAATTCAATCGTGGTTTCACAAATATTGATGACTGGCGACGAGATAACATTAATTCATTAATGAAAAGAATATATGAATTAATTAAATCTTACAAACCGTATGTAAAATTTGGTATCAGTCCTTTTGGAATAGTTGAAAATAAATATGCTGGAACAGATGGGTTTAATTCATATTCAATTATTTACTGCGATCCGTTAAGCTGGATTAGAGGGAAATATATCGATTACATAATTCCTCAACTCTATTGGGAGATGGATCATCCAAAGGCACCTTACCGTAAGCTTTTGCCCTGGTGGGCTTCTGTTGTTGAAGATAGGCATTTATATATTGGACATTTTTCAAGTCGATTTCAAGCTAAAAATTACCTTGAAAAAGGTTTTGAAATTGGTGAACAAATTAAAATGAATAGAGACAATAAGAATGTGCTTGGTTCGGTATTTTTTAGTGCGAAATCAATCTACCAAAATCAAGGCGGACTATTAGATAGTCTAAAAAACAAGATTTATAAGTATCCTGCCCTGCTTCCAACAATGAATTGGATTGATTCAATTCCACCGAATAAAATTAGAAACTTAAGTTTTCAAAAAATGAGTGATAAAATAATTCTTGAATGGGACGAACCTGAAATAAATTCTCAGGGTGAAAAAGCCTATGGTTATGTTGTTTATAGATTTGTAAATAAAAATAAAGTTGATTTAGAAAACCCAGAAAACATTTTAAGTATTTTAATTCCCAAAAAAGAAAAATTTGTAGATAAAATTGATGATAAATTACAGGGTGAGATTACTTATATAATTACCGCACTGGATCGTCATCAAAATGAAAGCGAAGGTGAAAGTATAAGAATTGTAATCAAATAA
- a CDS encoding serine/threonine-protein phosphatase codes for MELRITALTNTGRRERNEDRILLGEEILAEGRKDLSILLDGDACYLIALADGMGGYNAGEVAAEMVLKLMAREVHSVPSGLSESTLLEQIRSWAQKVHAQVLEESQRNPDLAGMGTTLVALLLYGGLAYYFNAGDSRLYRLRDGCLVQISQDHSVKAVTGVPSHMLLNSFGGGKTVFVDCAHLKLLDSDVLLLCSDGLTDMITDDEIEAILNTAQDPAKELVVSALKRGGQDNVSAIVIHICRTMNKHSGSEMEG; via the coding sequence ATGGAACTGCGCATTACGGCTTTAACCAATACCGGCCGGAGGGAAAGGAATGAGGATAGGATTCTGCTTGGGGAGGAAATCCTAGCAGAGGGACGGAAGGATCTGTCGATTCTACTGGATGGGGATGCCTGCTATCTCATTGCTCTGGCGGATGGTATGGGAGGATATAATGCCGGAGAGGTAGCAGCAGAGATGGTTCTAAAATTGATGGCCCGGGAAGTTCATAGTGTTCCTTCAGGACTTTCAGAATCCACATTATTAGAGCAGATTCGCTCATGGGCACAGAAGGTTCATGCACAGGTTTTAGAAGAATCACAGCGTAATCCCGACTTGGCAGGGATGGGAACGACGTTGGTGGCTCTGTTGCTTTATGGCGGACTTGCTTACTATTTCAATGCAGGAGATAGCCGGCTATATCGGCTGCGAGACGGATGTCTCGTTCAAATATCGCAGGATCACTCGGTAAAGGCAGTCACAGGTGTTCCATCGCATATGCTTTTAAATTCCTTTGGTGGGGGGAAGACAGTTTTCGTGGACTGTGCACACCTCAAATTATTAGATAGCGACGTGTTACTCTTATGCAGTGATGGATTAACGGATATGATAACAGACGATGAAATTGAAGCAATTCTAAATACTGCACAGGACCCTGCAAAAGAGCTGGTAGTGTCAGCCTTGAAACGAGGTGGACAAGATAATGTATCGGCTATTGTTATCCACATTTGCAGAACAATGAATAAGCATAGCGGATCTGAGATGGAGGGATAG
- a CDS encoding FHA domain-containing protein has protein sequence MENHMLICPNCKSKIDDDSWFCDQCGQELQFCPQCRRPGRGRFCTFDSKELVKASNLFKDGAPVASVPPPEQASIRTTQAKGPILQVDSPTVGLHLINRNLNLDIVIQKGDVIGRTEGRFADVFSPFKKISRQHCKFTFDPQVGWMVTDLGSTNGTKYNNQVLEPHKPQVLKDKSFLVIGNIEFYIEIKDHKQDKTERV, from the coding sequence GTGGAAAACCACATGCTGATTTGCCCCAACTGTAAGTCAAAAATTGATGACGACTCCTGGTTCTGTGACCAGTGCGGACAGGAGTTGCAGTTCTGCCCTCAGTGTCGCAGACCCGGCCGGGGCCGATTTTGTACTTTTGATAGCAAAGAACTTGTTAAGGCTTCAAACCTGTTTAAGGACGGCGCTCCTGTTGCATCGGTACCTCCCCCTGAGCAGGCAAGCATTCGAACAACACAGGCGAAAGGACCAATCCTTCAGGTGGATTCACCAACCGTCGGGCTTCATCTCATTAATCGAAATCTTAACCTTGACATAGTCATCCAAAAAGGCGATGTGATCGGGAGAACGGAAGGGCGTTTTGCGGATGTGTTTTCACCCTTTAAGAAAATATCCCGTCAACATTGCAAGTTCACCTTCGACCCTCAGGTGGGTTGGATGGTAACAGATCTCGGTTCAACAAACGGAACCAAATATAATAATCAGGTGCTTGAGCCACACAAACCCCAGGTGTTGAAGGATAAATCCTTTCTTGTAATCGGCAACATTGAGTTCTACATTGAAATAAAAGATCACAAGCAAGACAAGACTGAGCGGGTGTGA
- a CDS encoding AAA family ATPase yields the protein MSNTCLKCATNNRDSAKYCKRCGERLANLTTSLAIDDLVVSEQVKAELLEIVQLAERQQGQSVGRPNFNTIIIGEAGTGKNTIVDFLTATFIRCGLIKDAVTVEAADYQQFNKDLAQNFQKAKGNLLFINDVQKLVPAGYSSTVDPLDKLLVEIKKSLDDPIVILAGLYKGFEEYLKNNPNVKGLFAYTLRLTRLNHDQLLTIAEKKLNAWGLYLTDQAREMLRKRFLWLYRHADESYGNGHVAQSEADGIRKRYLLRKGDDGLIFPEDIKGPVTEVKPAEEIMRELNELVGMDEVKKEIGDLIKMLEVQKKRADLSGRPFLPNLHMVLTGNPGTGKTTIARKLGEVLAAIGLLDRGHVVEVDRKNLVAGYVGQTAPLTNAKIDEALGGVLFIDEAYTMKQGDNDTFGQEAIDTLLKRMEDDRGRLVVIAAGYQQEMQRFLDSNPGLRSRFTRFFHLPDYKPEELFLIFEGMVRGYGYKLGQCADEEAKRVLWEMWERRDRNFANAREVRNFVEECIKVQSRRVTAEPPEDPEEWSLILPDDVRKAYHGEERRLSLQEVLAKLDGLVGLQRIKEELRKLAAYLEVERVRAATGVGQTPLNLHFVFRGNPGTGKTTVARILGEIFQALGLLRRGHIVEVDRKDLVAEYVGQTAPKTNAVINRAMGGILFIDEAYTLAYDSFGREAIDTLLKRMEDDRGKFGVIVAGYPNEMQRFLDTNPGLASRFTRYVDFEDYMPEELKAIFISMVSAKAMRLGPDAEEKVLTLMEDLYRRRDKNFANGRTVRNIFEQVLVCQAERIQRLLAEGTTQQEDLITITVDDIEEVAK from the coding sequence ATGTCCAACACGTGCTTGAAGTGCGCTACCAACAACCGGGATAGCGCAAAGTACTGCAAGCGCTGTGGGGAACGCCTTGCGAACCTCACAACAAGTCTAGCTATTGACGATCTCGTCGTCTCGGAGCAGGTAAAAGCGGAGCTCTTGGAGATTGTGCAACTTGCAGAAAGACAACAAGGGCAATCGGTGGGGCGGCCTAACTTCAATACTATCATCATAGGGGAGGCGGGAACAGGTAAGAACACAATTGTTGACTTCTTGACTGCAACCTTCATACGCTGCGGTCTTATCAAGGATGCGGTGACCGTTGAGGCTGCAGATTATCAGCAATTTAATAAGGACTTAGCGCAGAACTTTCAAAAGGCAAAAGGTAATTTGCTCTTTATCAATGATGTGCAAAAGCTCGTACCCGCAGGTTACTCCAGCACTGTAGATCCCCTCGACAAACTGCTTGTGGAGATAAAGAAGTCGTTAGACGACCCCATCGTAATTCTGGCAGGTTTGTACAAGGGCTTTGAGGAGTACTTGAAGAACAACCCGAATGTTAAGGGGCTTTTCGCTTATACCCTGAGGCTCACGAGACTGAATCATGATCAATTGTTGACCATTGCTGAGAAGAAGTTGAACGCCTGGGGATTGTATCTTACAGACCAGGCTCGTGAAATGCTAAGAAAGCGTTTCCTGTGGCTCTACCGACACGCAGATGAGTCCTATGGGAATGGACATGTGGCCCAGAGCGAGGCAGACGGCATCAGAAAAAGATATCTACTCCGCAAGGGGGACGATGGACTTATCTTTCCAGAGGATATAAAGGGGCCAGTAACAGAGGTGAAGCCGGCTGAGGAGATTATGCGTGAACTGAACGAGCTTGTAGGGATGGATGAGGTCAAGAAAGAAATTGGCGATTTGATCAAAATGCTCGAAGTCCAGAAGAAGCGTGCGGATCTGTCAGGTCGCCCGTTCCTTCCTAATCTTCATATGGTGCTTACCGGGAATCCTGGCACGGGCAAGACTACGATCGCAAGAAAGTTAGGTGAGGTCCTGGCAGCCATAGGTTTATTGGACCGAGGACATGTGGTGGAAGTTGATCGTAAGAACCTTGTAGCTGGGTATGTGGGACAAACGGCACCCTTGACAAACGCGAAGATAGATGAGGCTTTAGGGGGTGTCCTCTTCATTGATGAAGCCTATACCATGAAGCAGGGGGATAATGATACATTTGGGCAGGAAGCAATTGATACACTCCTTAAACGAATGGAGGATGACCGGGGGAGATTGGTTGTGATTGCAGCAGGTTATCAGCAGGAAATGCAGAGATTTCTGGACTCAAATCCTGGACTTCGGTCTCGGTTCACACGGTTTTTCCACCTACCTGATTATAAGCCAGAGGAGCTTTTCTTGATTTTTGAAGGTATGGTGAGGGGTTACGGATACAAACTGGGACAATGTGCGGACGAGGAAGCCAAGAGAGTTTTATGGGAGATGTGGGAGAGACGCGATAGGAATTTCGCCAACGCTCGAGAGGTCAGAAATTTTGTTGAGGAATGTATCAAAGTCCAAAGCAGGCGAGTTACGGCAGAGCCTCCAGAGGATCCAGAGGAATGGTCGTTGATTTTGCCTGATGATGTCCGAAAAGCTTATCACGGCGAGGAGAGACGTCTTTCCTTGCAGGAGGTTCTGGCAAAGCTCGATGGATTGGTTGGTTTACAACGGATCAAAGAAGAGTTAAGGAAACTGGCGGCTTACCTGGAGGTGGAGCGAGTACGGGCAGCGACAGGAGTTGGGCAGACGCCTTTGAATTTACATTTTGTATTTCGTGGGAATCCGGGCACCGGTAAGACGACGGTAGCTCGTATTCTGGGGGAGATTTTCCAGGCTCTTGGACTTCTGCGGCGAGGGCACATCGTGGAGGTCGACCGGAAAGACCTCGTAGCAGAGTATGTGGGGCAGACGGCACCCAAGACAAATGCTGTTATCAACAGGGCTATGGGAGGAATCCTGTTTATTGACGAAGCCTATACCCTGGCATACGACTCTTTTGGCCGTGAAGCAATTGATACGCTTCTCAAGCGTATGGAAGACGATAGGGGCAAGTTTGGGGTTATTGTGGCGGGCTACCCCAATGAAATGCAGAGGTTTTTGGACACTAACCCGGGACTGGCCTCACGCTTTACCCGCTACGTCGACTTTGAGGACTATATGCCCGAAGAATTGAAAGCGATATTTATTTCGATGGTGTCGGCAAAGGCCATGCGCTTGGGACCTGATGCAGAAGAGAAGGTTCTTACGCTTATGGAGGATCTTTACCGCCGTCGGGACAAGAATTTCGCCAACGGTAGAACAGTCAGGAACATCTTTGAGCAGGTGCTTGTGTGTCAAGCGGAAAGAATCCAGCGTCTGCTGGCCGAAGGTACTACCCAACAAGAAGACCTCATTACAATCACTGTGGACGATATAGAGGAGGTGGCAAAATGA
- a CDS encoding protein kinase, producing MSEEKTIHSEEEGIISSGMQEATEREAGGVISSGVTLAESEVVLKGKRYRLIDRLAASGEAETFLVEHAGDRFVLKIYYPAFQPKHEIAEYIQGIRHPDIVALIDCGWYQGRFYEVMEYAAGGTLSEVLPIRDPQRLREIVREVVNALHFCHERGVIHRDIKPSNIFFRDRERRDIVVGDFGISSVLEEGFSKKLTGQARTLVYAPPEVFQSIRGKTVVDRSVDYYALGITLIHLWTGREPFEGLGEYGTMRMKMEGRVEIPEDLPREFQTLIKGLITVNPAHRWGYDDVQRWLRGEEVPVYSEVHKEYPPFVFSMKGGQEIVAIDPASLADLMERDPELGKRHLYRKAISKWLEPVNQFLYSAIETIVEEEYPRDQEAGLVKAIYILDPNRPFRGVDGGQYGTPEEIASHLEEHFLHYKKELKQPTAALYLYLEARGYKQEADKFRKLFAVPDSTKLALNTLILSLEGGDILRIGSYRFQRPEELLEVDEAVKQHLVDDLRDPYSKLSLWLQQFPELKDSIEKWRSLKRFDITTFRYAIKGGFLWRST from the coding sequence ATGAGTGAAGAAAAGACGATCCATTCGGAAGAGGAAGGGATTATTTCTTCGGGGATGCAAGAGGCTACAGAGCGTGAAGCGGGCGGTGTTATTTCCTCTGGAGTTACGCTAGCGGAAAGTGAAGTGGTACTCAAGGGAAAGCGCTATAGGCTGATAGATAGGCTCGCTGCATCCGGTGAGGCCGAAACCTTCCTGGTAGAACATGCTGGCGATCGCTTTGTCCTGAAGATTTATTATCCAGCATTTCAGCCGAAGCACGAAATTGCCGAGTATATTCAAGGGATTCGGCATCCGGATATCGTTGCCCTGATTGACTGTGGATGGTATCAGGGCCGGTTCTATGAGGTCATGGAATACGCTGCCGGTGGAACTCTTTCTGAGGTGCTTCCCATCCGGGATCCTCAGAGGCTGAGGGAAATTGTGCGCGAGGTCGTCAATGCCCTCCATTTCTGTCATGAAAGAGGTGTCATTCATCGGGATATTAAACCGTCAAACATCTTTTTTAGGGATCGTGAACGTCGGGATATCGTCGTGGGCGATTTCGGGATCTCTTCAGTGTTGGAGGAGGGTTTTTCGAAGAAGCTGACTGGTCAGGCCCGTACCCTTGTATATGCGCCACCAGAGGTGTTTCAAAGTATTCGAGGAAAGACGGTTGTTGACAGATCTGTAGACTACTATGCCCTTGGCATAACTCTCATCCACCTATGGACGGGTCGTGAGCCGTTTGAGGGGTTAGGTGAGTATGGGACTATGCGCATGAAAATGGAGGGTCGGGTGGAGATACCTGAGGACCTCCCGCGGGAGTTTCAGACGCTCATCAAAGGACTCATCACCGTCAATCCGGCGCACCGCTGGGGATATGATGATGTTCAACGCTGGCTTCGCGGCGAAGAGGTTCCGGTCTACTCCGAAGTCCATAAAGAGTATCCACCGTTCGTCTTCTCGATGAAAGGGGGACAAGAGATTGTAGCGATAGATCCCGCAAGCCTGGCTGATTTGATGGAACGAGATCCCGAGCTTGGGAAACGTCACCTTTACAGGAAGGCCATTTCAAAATGGCTCGAACCCGTCAACCAGTTCCTTTATTCCGCTATAGAGACCATCGTAGAGGAGGAGTATCCGCGTGATCAGGAGGCAGGGTTGGTCAAAGCTATTTATATCCTGGACCCGAATCGCCCATTCCGAGGGGTAGATGGCGGTCAGTATGGGACGCCGGAAGAGATTGCATCCCACTTAGAGGAACATTTTCTCCACTATAAGAAAGAGCTCAAGCAGCCGACGGCCGCCCTGTACCTTTACCTAGAAGCGAGAGGGTATAAGCAAGAAGCTGACAAGTTCCGGAAGCTCTTTGCTGTACCGGACTCAACAAAATTGGCTCTCAATACTCTGATCCTCTCTCTGGAAGGGGGTGATATACTCAGAATAGGCTCGTATCGCTTTCAAAGGCCAGAAGAGCTTTTGGAAGTCGATGAGGCAGTAAAGCAACATCTGGTGGACGACCTTCGTGATCCTTATTCTAAGCTCTCACTGTGGCTTCAGCAGTTCCCTGAGTTAAAGGATAGCATCGAAAAATGGCGTTCGCTTAAACGCTTTGATATCACCACATTCCGTTATGCTATAAAGGGAGGATTTCTATGGCGGAGTACCTAA